The Streptococcus iniae genome contains the following window.
ATTAATACTGATCGTATGGAAGTGATGGGTTTGGTTGTTTCAAATGCATTGATTGCTTTGTCTGGCGCATTGGTTAGTCAACAAGACGGCTATGCAGATGTCTCAAAAGGAATTGGTGTTATCGTCATTGGACTTGCAAGTATCATTATTGGGGAGGTGCTCTATTCAACTGGTCTAACCCTTTTGGAACGCTTAATTGCTATTGTTGTTGGCTCAATTCTTTACCAATTTTTAATCTCATCAGTGATTGCCTTAGGATTCAACACCAACTACTTAAAACTTTTCAGTGCAATGGTTCTTGCAATCTGCCTCATGATTCCAGTTCTACGACAAAAATTCTTTAAGGGGGTGACATTATCACGATGACTAAAGTAATTGAATTAATAGATGCTAGTGTTTTTGTGAATAACGGCTTTGACGAAGTCAAAACCATTTTAGATAAGGTTTCTCTGACCATTTATGAGCATGACTTTATCACCATTTTAGGTGGTAATGGTGCTGGCAAATCAACCTTATTTAATGTCATTGCAGGAACCCTGAAATTATCAGAAGGTCACATTAAAATTTTGGGCAAAGATGTGACCTCGTTTGGACCAGAAAGACGAGCAAACTATCTCTCTCGTGTCTTCCAAGATCCTAAAATGGGAACGGCTCCGCGCATGACAGTAGCAGAAAACTTACTGATTGCGGAAAAACGGGGACAAAAGCGAAAACTAGCTTCGCGGTCCATGAAAAATCGTGATGCACAATTCACACAACTCCTTTCCAGAACGGGCAACGGTTTAGAAAACCACTTGCAAACACCAACAGGTCTTTTATCAGGAGGACAACGTCAAGCTTTGAGTCTACTTATGGCAACTTTGAAACGGCCTGACCTTTTACTTTTAGATGAACATACAGCAGCCCTTGACCCCAAAACCAGTCTTGCATTAATGGGACTCACAAATGATTGTGTCAATCAGGAAAAGTTAACGGCCCTTATGATTACACATCACATGGAAGATGCCCTAACTTATGGCAATAGGGTTCTAGTGATGAAGGATGGCAAAATCATTAAAGACCTTAATAAAGAAGAAAAAGCACAATTAGCCATTTCAGATTACTACCAATTATTTGAATAAGCCAAAAACCAGTTCTTTGATAACTGGTTTTTTGATGTTTTAAAAGCAACTTGTGACTTGATAGCAGGAAAATTGAAAGATTTATGGTATACTAATAGGGAGTGTAGCAAAGCTACAAAGCAGTAATTCGACTTACAATGTAAGGACCGTTTGTAATAATAATTATCTAGAGGAGTATCATGAGTGATATTAAAATTATAGCCTTAGGTGGGGTTCGTGAATACGGCAAGAACTTCTATTTGGTTGAAGTCAATGAATCGATGTTTATTTTAGATGCTGGGCTAAAATACCCAGAAAATGAACAACTTGGTGTTGATTTGGTTATTCCAAATCTGGATTATATCATTGAAAATAAGGATAAAGTTCAAGGAGTTTTTCTTAGCCATGGGCACGCAGATGCCATTGGGGCCTTACCTTACCTATTAGCGGAAGTTCCAGTTCCAGTTTTTGGATCAGAACTCACTATTGAATTAGCTAAATTGTTTGTTAAAAGCAATAACAGCACCAAGAAATTTAATAATTTCCATGTTGTGGATAGTGAAACAGAAATTGAATTTAAAGATGGCCTTGTTTCCTTCTTTAAAACAACACACTCTATTCCAGAATCATTAGGTGTTGTTATTGGGACAGATAAAGGAAATATTGTTTACACAGGTGATTTTAAATTTGATCCTGCAGCGCGTGAATTTTATAGAACTGATTTAGGCCGTCTTGCTGAAATTGGTAAAGAAGGTGTTTTGGCCTTACTTTCTGATTCTGCCAATGCCACAAGTAAGATTCAAATTGCTAGTGAATCAGAAGTTGGTGAAGAAATGGACAATGTTATTGGTGATGCTGAAGGCCGTGTCATCATTGCAGCTGTTGCTTCAAACTTAGTACGTATCCAACAAGTTTTTGACTCAGCAGTGACACATGGTCGTCGTGTTGTTTTAACAGGTTCAGATGTTGAAAATGTAGTAAGAACAGCTATCCGTCTAAAAAAATTAACTATTATTGATGAAAAATTATTAATCAAACCAAAAGACATGCACAAGTTTGAAGATCATGAACTGATTATCTTAGAAGCTGGTCGCATGGGTGAGCCAATTAATAGTTTGCAAAAAATGGCAGCTGGTCGTCACCGCTATGTTGAAATTAAAAAAGGGGATTTGGTTTACATTGTTACAACCCCTAATATTTCTAAAGAAGCCATGGTTGCTCGTGTTGAAAACTTGATTTATAAAGCTGGCGGAAGAGTTAAACTCATTACGCAAAATCTTCGTGTATCTGGACATGCTAATGCACGTGATTTACAGTTGATGATTAATCTATTACAGCCTAACTATTTGTTCCCAGTACAAGGGGAATACCGTGATTTAGCAGCGCATGCTCTAGTAGCAGAAGAAGTTGGTATTTTCCCAGAAAATATTCATATTATGAAGCGTGGGGATATCATGATCCTTCATGATCAAGGGTTCTTACATGAAGGTGGGGTTCCAGCTAATGACGTTATGATTGATGGTAACGCTATTGGTGATGTTGGCAATATCGTGCTTCGTGACCGTAAAGTGCTTTCTGAAGATGGTATTTTCATCGTGGTCATCACTGTTAATAAACGTGAGAAGAAAATCGTCTCAAAAGCAAAAGTCAATACGCGTGGGTTTGTTTACGTTAAAAAGAGTCGTGATATCTTAAGAGAAAGTGCGGAACTTGTTAATACAACAGTAGACAACTATTTGCAACAAGATAATTTTGACTGGGGTGAATTGAAATCATCTGTTAGGGATGACTTGTCAAAATTCTTGTTTGAACAAACCAAACGTCGTCCAGCCATTCTTCCAGTTGTTATGGAAGTGCGCTAATTGAAAAAATAAATAAGGACAAGGAAGGAGTTGCGCCAATTTGGCCAACCCTTTCTTCTATCTTCTTGACACAGTAAATGGAGGGAAAGCTATGGCAAGCTTAAAAATTGAATACCATTCTGAAGTGCTTGGAATGGAAAGACAGGTTAATGTGATTTATCCAGACCAAAATCAGTTACGAGCTGAGGAAAAAGAGGATTTAGATATTCCTGTTCTTTACTTGCTTCATGGTATGGGAGGAAATGAGAATTCTTGGCAAAAACGAACTGATATTGAGCGTCTTCTTCGGCATACCAGGCTGATGGTTGTAATGCCATCAACTGATTTAGGATGGTATACAGATACTGCTTATGGTCTATCTTATTACAAGGCTCTTGCAGAGGAGCTACCAACTGTCTTACGTTATTTTTTCCCAAATATGACAAGCAAGAGGGAAAAGACCTTTATTGCAGGACTATCAATGGGAGGCTATGGTGCCTTTAAATTAGCCCTCAAAAGCAATCAGTTCTCATATGCTGCATCATTTTCAGGAGCACTTGCTATTCCAGATAGAGCATTTGATATCCTTAATGAGGAGCAAAAACCTTATTGGACTGGAATTTTTGGGGATTTACAATCTCCGGATGTTAACAAACATTACTTGACCTCAATGGTCTGTGAATCAGATTTAAAAACACACTTTTATGCTTGGTGTGGTTACGAAGATTTTCTGTTTGCTGCCAATGAAAAAGCTGTTGGTGAATTGACAGAATTGGGATTGCATATTACTTATCAAAAAGATCACGGCAGTCATGAGTGGTATTATTGGAATAAGCAATTAGAGGTGCTTTTGGAATGGTTACCAATCACCTATGTTAAAGAAGAAAGATTGTCTTAAAGAAAGGATTCCATGAAGCGATTTCTAAAACTGATTTTTTGGCTACCGAAAATGCTCTTATCCCTTATTTGGCGTATGGTCTGGAGCTTTCTTCAAACACTGGTGATTCTTTTTAGTGTCATTTTTGCTTTGCTTTATTATGCCAATCATAGTGATTCAAAACTGGCAAATGAAGTGTCAAATCTTTCTCACCGTGTCATTTCCATTTATGATTATTTTAAACAAAATGAGGCACAAACAAAGCCGGAAAAAGGGCACTTACATCAAACAGACCAGGTAGCACATGTTAGTGGTATCAGATGGCAAAGCAATCAGGCAACAGTTTATATAGAGGCGACTCATCCTGTTTTTGTTAATGCTTACCGCGCAGCTATTACTAATTGGAATAAAACTGGAACTTTTCAGTTCACAATAGTAGATGATTTTAAAAGGGCAGATATTATTGCTAAAGAGACCAATGATTCAACGATGGAGGCTGCTGGTCTTGCTAAAGTGGAAAGTCAAGAAGTGACTAAAATCATAAGGAATGCTAGTGTTTACCTTAATGCTTATTACCTTTTAGACCCACAATATGATTACTCTTCTGAGAGGATTGTGCATACGGCAGAACATGAATTGGGGCATGCTATTGGCTTAGAGCATGAAGATGAGAAGCCTTCTGTTATGAAATCGTCAGGCTCTTATTTAGGTATTCAAAAAAGAGATATGGAGAAGGTGCAAGCACTCTATCAGTGATTCCATACTGAAAAATAAATCAAAGTGTCCCATTAAGGGCACTTTTTTGCTAAAATAGACTTATGATTATTTTACAAGCTAATAAGATTGAACGTTCTTTTTCAGGTGACGTTCTCTTTCAAAACATTAATTTACAAATAGACAGTAGAGATCGTATTGCATTAGTAGGCCCAAATGGCGCTGGTAAATCGACCTTGCTGAAAATTCTAGTAGGGGAAGAAGAACCTAATCAAGGGGATATTAACAAGAAAAAAGACCTTTCCCTTTCTTATTTAGCACAAGATAGCCGTTTTGAGTCGGAACTAACCATCTATCAGGAAATGCTAAAGGTTTTTTCTGATTTAAGAGAAGATGAAGCTAAGTTACGCCAAATGGAAATGGATATGGCTAATGTGACGGGGGCTGAGCTTGATAAACTGATGAAGGACTATGATCATTTATCAGAAAGTTTTCGCCAACGAAATGGTTTTTCCTATGAATCTGACATTAAGGCAATTTTGAACGGCTTTAAGTTTGATGAGAGTATGTGGGATATGAGCATCTCAGAGCTTTCTGGAGGGCAAAATACGAGATTGGCTTTAGCTAAAATGCTTTTAGAAAGACCCGAATTATTGGTTCTTGATGAGCCGACTAACCACCTAGACATTGAAACGATAGCTTGGCTGGAAAATTACCTAACCAATTATCAAGGAGCCCTTTTAATAGTCAGTCATGACCGCTATTTCTTAGATAAAGTTGCTACGATAACAATGGATTTAAATCAAAATGCTTTGGACCGATATGTGGGAAATTATTCACGTTTTGTTGATTTAAAGGCCGAAAAACTAGCATTAGAAGAGAAAAATTTTGAGAAGCAGCAAAAAGAAATTGCAAAATTAGAAGA
Protein-coding sequences here:
- a CDS encoding ribonuclease J; translated protein: MSDIKIIALGGVREYGKNFYLVEVNESMFILDAGLKYPENEQLGVDLVIPNLDYIIENKDKVQGVFLSHGHADAIGALPYLLAEVPVPVFGSELTIELAKLFVKSNNSTKKFNNFHVVDSETEIEFKDGLVSFFKTTHSIPESLGVVIGTDKGNIVYTGDFKFDPAAREFYRTDLGRLAEIGKEGVLALLSDSANATSKIQIASESEVGEEMDNVIGDAEGRVIIAAVASNLVRIQQVFDSAVTHGRRVVLTGSDVENVVRTAIRLKKLTIIDEKLLIKPKDMHKFEDHELIILEAGRMGEPINSLQKMAAGRHRYVEIKKGDLVYIVTTPNISKEAMVARVENLIYKAGGRVKLITQNLRVSGHANARDLQLMINLLQPNYLFPVQGEYRDLAAHALVAEEVGIFPENIHIMKRGDIMILHDQGFLHEGGVPANDVMIDGNAIGDVGNIVLRDRKVLSEDGIFIVVITVNKREKKIVSKAKVNTRGFVYVKKSRDILRESAELVNTTVDNYLQQDNFDWGELKSSVRDDLSKFLFEQTKRRPAILPVVMEVR
- a CDS encoding ABC transporter ATP-binding protein; this translates as MTKVIELIDASVFVNNGFDEVKTILDKVSLTIYEHDFITILGGNGAGKSTLFNVIAGTLKLSEGHIKILGKDVTSFGPERRANYLSRVFQDPKMGTAPRMTVAENLLIAEKRGQKRKLASRSMKNRDAQFTQLLSRTGNGLENHLQTPTGLLSGGQRQALSLLMATLKRPDLLLLDEHTAALDPKTSLALMGLTNDCVNQEKLTALMITHHMEDALTYGNRVLVMKDGKIIKDLNKEEKAQLAISDYYQLFE
- a CDS encoding alpha/beta hydrolase, whose amino-acid sequence is MASLKIEYHSEVLGMERQVNVIYPDQNQLRAEEKEDLDIPVLYLLHGMGGNENSWQKRTDIERLLRHTRLMVVMPSTDLGWYTDTAYGLSYYKALAEELPTVLRYFFPNMTSKREKTFIAGLSMGGYGAFKLALKSNQFSYAASFSGALAIPDRAFDILNEEQKPYWTGIFGDLQSPDVNKHYLTSMVCESDLKTHFYAWCGYEDFLFAANEKAVGELTELGLHITYQKDHGSHEWYYWNKQLEVLLEWLPITYVKEERLS
- a CDS encoding matrixin family metalloprotease; translation: MKRFLKLIFWLPKMLLSLIWRMVWSFLQTLVILFSVIFALLYYANHSDSKLANEVSNLSHRVISIYDYFKQNEAQTKPEKGHLHQTDQVAHVSGIRWQSNQATVYIEATHPVFVNAYRAAITNWNKTGTFQFTIVDDFKRADIIAKETNDSTMEAAGLAKVESQEVTKIIRNASVYLNAYYLLDPQYDYSSERIVHTAEHELGHAIGLEHEDEKPSVMKSSGSYLGIQKRDMEKVQALYQ